A stretch of Malus sylvestris chromosome 11, drMalSylv7.2, whole genome shotgun sequence DNA encodes these proteins:
- the LOC126591267 gene encoding uncharacterized protein At4g26450-like isoform X2: MHARNRNPGNGYRSNSMGMGMGMAPNSRISPEGSMRGHGFYSTEHRNFNRGFGRPKSFQPPPAPPPPPPPPPRKGDIFMEAGRLAAEYLVAQGLLPPNVLSAKWQNSKKQMGEFQEADQLQIAAEGRTSALARLGNSVSDGGSRRGRFGVDEFSSNARNQFKGRRRNAAGSNRGAYGSDWGQDYGRAGSFTDRHSRASSDMEGDEGSVSGQHEEQKISKDGCNNGLQQNSSPSELGPKSEDAVDSESKLDKSQNHVEDMSSKPSSSGAWKDGPIETDEVGEEPSKVSDIEMKDQDSATSYETEKHNVLENLPIQLRVSEAEVEGDSSGKNGIDLLTLSKFAKVPTRIRSSLTSRGPKVDPVTNIQVGSTSDIAVQPEKSQALVESGSLDIPTGATLSDKTPHDNDLNPETSKPQSSQSAEILVELDPEYGIEQNKYGRSQSLPGRAFVRENEQESSQGPVGFRSSSFVVKERVEKRALEVHDNLEGAKKPRQWLPYMVADTDECFQLSNLGEKNESSHEESDSADEQVIIANDHERSVMNDSLFQKNGSEACIEYVQEKQLFPNSFKICDLNLMDAHENRDSDRAIDYPTVSGIKKEAETVDIDLSMSNSNVSGENSRRTIDVKEIEIIDLENDSIQEDKTFNNTERKTEAEFTPLDGFTNHAQNPNDNPDVQDGYGLMISELLGTDFPSCSTVPGDLNPVHNEIDLHNGQPALADDDSIYMALGEIPLSMPPF; the protein is encoded by the exons ATGCATGCCCGGAATCGGAATCCGGGAAATGGGTACAGGTCCAATTCCATGGGCATGGGGATGGGCATGGCTCCCAACTCTCGGATCTCCCCGGAGGGTTCTATGAGGGGGCATGGCTTTTACAGCACCGAACACCGCAATTTCAATCGGGGTTTTGGCCGCCCGAAGTCTTTCCAACCGCCTCCAGCTCCGCCACCGCCTCCACCTCCTCCACCCCGGAAAGGCGATATCTTTATGGAGGCGGGGCGCCTTGCAGCAGAGTATTTGGTAGCTCAGGGACTGCTGCCTCCAAATGTGCTGTCTGCCAAATGGCAGAACTCCAAGAAGCAAATGGGGGAGTTTCAGGAGGCTGATCAGTTGCAAATTGCAGCGGAGGGCCGAACTTCAGCTCTTGCCCGGTTGGGGAATTCGGTTTCGGATGGAGGTTCTAGAAGGGGAAGGTTTGGTGTTGATGAATTCAGCAGCAATGCAAGGAATCAGTTCAAGGGAAGGAGGAGAAATGCGGCTGGATCGAATAGGGGCGCTTATGGTTCCGACTGGGGCCAAGACTATGGGAGGGCTGGTTCGTTCACTGATAGGCACAGTAGGGCTTCCTCTGATATGGAGGGGGATGAAGGTTCTGTATCTGGACAGCATGAGGAGCAGAAGATCAGTAAAGATGGTTGTAATAATGGGTTGCAACAGAACTCCAGTCCAAGTGAGTTGGGGCCGAAGAGTGAGGATGCAGTGGATTCAGAATCTAAATTGGACAAGAGTCAAAACCACGTTGAGGATATGAGCTCAAAGCCAAGTTCTTCTGGTGCTTGGAAAGATGGTCCAATTGAAACCGATGAAGTTGGTGAGGAACCCTCCAAGGTATCTGATATAGAGATGAAGGATCAAGATTCTGCTACCAGTTATGAAACCGAGAAACATAATGTATTGGAGAACTTACCGATTCAGCTTAGGGTTTCGGAGGCTGAGGTTGAGGGTGATTCCTCAGGAAAGAATGGTATTGATTTGCTGACACTCTCCAAATTTGCCAAGGTGCCCACCAGAATCCGCTCGTCGTTGACTTCTAGGGGTCCAAAGGTTGATCCAGTTACAAATATCCAGGTGGGGAGCACCTCTGACATTGCTGTCCAACCAGAAAAGTCTCAAGCTTTAGTTGAAAGCGGTTCTCTTGATATTCCCACAGGTGCCACTCTATCAGATAAAACTCCTCATGATAATGATCTCAACCCCGAAACTTCTAAACCTCAGTCCAGTCAGTCGGCTGAAATTTTAGTAGAATTAGATCCTGAATATGGTATCGAGCAAAACAAATATGGAAGATCCCAGTCTTTGCCAGGTAGAGCTTTTGTTCGTGAAAACGAGCAAGAATCAAGTCAGGGACCAGTAGGGTTTAGGAGTTCCAGCTTTGTAGTTAAAGAAAGAGTTGAGAAAAGAGCTTTAGAAGTACACGATAACCTGGAGGGAGCCAAAAAGCCGAGACAATGGCTTCCTTACATGGTTGCGGACACAGATGAGTGTTTCCAACTTTCTAACTTGGGTGAAAAGAACGAAAGTTCACATGAAGAAAGCGATTCTGCTGATGAGCAGGTAATTATAGCTAATGATCATGAGAGGTCGGTAATGAATGACTCCCTTTTCCAAAAAAATGGAAGTGAAGCCTGTATCGAGTATGTGCAAGAAAAACAGCTTTTTCCAAATTCATTCAAGATCTGCGACCTTAATCTCATGGATGCACATGAGAATCGTGATAGTGATCGTGCAATAGATTATCCAACTGTTTCTGGAATAAAGAAAGAAGCAGAAACTGTTGATATTGATTTGTCAATGAGTAACTCCAACGTGTCTGGTGAAAACAGTAGACGAACTATCGATGTTAAAGAGATTGAAATCATAGATTTAGAAAATGACTCCATCCAAGAAGATAAGACCTTCAACAATACCGAAAGAAA GACAGAGGCTGAATTTACTCCTCTAGATGGCTTTACCAACCATGCGCAGAATCCTAATGATAACCCTGATGTTCAAGATGGTTATGGGCTTATGATTTCAGAGTTGCTGGGAACTGATTTCCCAAGTTGTTCAACGGTACCAGGGGATCTTAATCCAGTGCATAATGAAATTGACCTTCATAATGGACAG CCGGCTCTTGCTGACGATGATTCGATATACATGGCACTGGGAGAAATACCATTAAGTATGCCACCTTTTTAA
- the LOC126589302 gene encoding FH protein interacting protein FIP2-like codes for MADGYDSSSLVHLNVGGRKFSTTVGTLTQREPDSMLAAMFSGRHTLRQDKKGYVFIDRDGKLFRHILNWLRDGDIPKLEDTQYAELLKEAKYYQLVGLTDELQGELLHRSKGESLNSDVTRADIMKYYIRGQHINLRGVNLSGIDLSGLNLSKVDFSYSCMRYVRFSNADIRDAKFNYVDAEGATFDNADLWDSTFYGANLRGASFVGSKGYRLFGASCVEDCSC; via the coding sequence ATGGCAGATGGCTATGACTCTTCATCCTTGGTTCACCTCAATGTTGGAGGAAGAAAGTTTTCCACCACTGTTGGTACTCTAACTCAGCGCGAGCCTGATTCGATGCTAGCTGCAATGTTTAGTGGCCGTCACACTTTACGCCAAGATAAGAAGGGATATGTTTTTATCGATAGGGATGGTAAGCTTTTTCGACACATCCTTAATTGGTTAAGAGACGGTGATATTCCTAAACTGGAAGATACCCAATATGCAGAACTTCTTAAGGAGGCAAAATACTATCAACTAGTTGGGTTGACAGATGAATTACAAGGTGAACTTCTGCATAGGAGCAAAGGTGAAAGTCTAAACTCAGATGTAACACGCGCTGATATCATGAAGTACTATATACGCGGGCAACACATCAATCTTCGAGGTGTTAATCTTTCTGGCATTGATCTCTCTGGATTGAATCTATCGAAAGTCGACTTCAGCTATTCGTGCATGAGATATGTTCGTTTCTCAAATGCAGATATTCGGGATGCTAAGTTTAATTATGTAGATGCTGAGGGTGCTACTTTTGACAATGCCGATTTGTGGGATTCTACTTTTTATGGAGCAAATCTACGAGGAGCTTCTTTCGTGGGGAGTAAAGGGTACAGACTCTTTGGGGCATCTTGCGTGGAAGATTGTAGCTGCTGA
- the LOC126591267 gene encoding uncharacterized protein At4g26450-like isoform X1: MHARNRNPGNGYRSNSMGMGMGMAPNSRISPEGSMRGHGFYSTEHRNFNRGFGRPKSFQPPPAPPPPPPPPPRKGDIFMEAGRLAAEYLVAQGLLPPNVLSAKWQNSKKQMGEFQEADQLQIAAEGRTSALARLGNSVSDGGSRRGRFGVDEFSSNARNQFKGRRRNAAGSNRGAYGSDWGQDYGRAGSFTDRHSRASSDMEGDEGSVSGQHEEQKISKDGCNNGLQQNSSPSELGPKSEDAVDSESKLDKSQNHVEDMSSKPSSSGAWKDGPIETDEVGEEPSKVSDIEMKDQDSATSYETEKHNVLENLPIQLRVSEAEVEGDSSGKNGIDLLTLSKFAKVPTRIRSSLTSRGPKVDPVTNIQVGSTSDIAVQPEKSQALVESGSLDIPTGATLSDKTPHDNDLNPETSKPQSSQSAEILVELDPEYGIEQNKYGRSQSLPGRAFVRENEQESSQGPVGFRSSSFVVKERVEKRALEVHDNLEGAKKPRQWLPYMVADTDECFQLSNLGEKNESSHEESDSADEQVIIANDHERSVMNDSLFQKNGSEACIEYVQEKQLFPNSFKICDLNLMDAHENRDSDRAIDYPTVSGIKKEAETVDIDLSMSNSNVSGENSRRTIDVKEIEIIDLENDSIQEDKTFNNTERKTEAEFTPLDGFTNHAQNPNDNPDVQDGYGLMISELLGTDFPSCSTVPGDLNPVHNEIDLHNGQPALADDDSIYMALGEIPLTFLRPWEQPTPQEYEKPF; the protein is encoded by the exons ATGCATGCCCGGAATCGGAATCCGGGAAATGGGTACAGGTCCAATTCCATGGGCATGGGGATGGGCATGGCTCCCAACTCTCGGATCTCCCCGGAGGGTTCTATGAGGGGGCATGGCTTTTACAGCACCGAACACCGCAATTTCAATCGGGGTTTTGGCCGCCCGAAGTCTTTCCAACCGCCTCCAGCTCCGCCACCGCCTCCACCTCCTCCACCCCGGAAAGGCGATATCTTTATGGAGGCGGGGCGCCTTGCAGCAGAGTATTTGGTAGCTCAGGGACTGCTGCCTCCAAATGTGCTGTCTGCCAAATGGCAGAACTCCAAGAAGCAAATGGGGGAGTTTCAGGAGGCTGATCAGTTGCAAATTGCAGCGGAGGGCCGAACTTCAGCTCTTGCCCGGTTGGGGAATTCGGTTTCGGATGGAGGTTCTAGAAGGGGAAGGTTTGGTGTTGATGAATTCAGCAGCAATGCAAGGAATCAGTTCAAGGGAAGGAGGAGAAATGCGGCTGGATCGAATAGGGGCGCTTATGGTTCCGACTGGGGCCAAGACTATGGGAGGGCTGGTTCGTTCACTGATAGGCACAGTAGGGCTTCCTCTGATATGGAGGGGGATGAAGGTTCTGTATCTGGACAGCATGAGGAGCAGAAGATCAGTAAAGATGGTTGTAATAATGGGTTGCAACAGAACTCCAGTCCAAGTGAGTTGGGGCCGAAGAGTGAGGATGCAGTGGATTCAGAATCTAAATTGGACAAGAGTCAAAACCACGTTGAGGATATGAGCTCAAAGCCAAGTTCTTCTGGTGCTTGGAAAGATGGTCCAATTGAAACCGATGAAGTTGGTGAGGAACCCTCCAAGGTATCTGATATAGAGATGAAGGATCAAGATTCTGCTACCAGTTATGAAACCGAGAAACATAATGTATTGGAGAACTTACCGATTCAGCTTAGGGTTTCGGAGGCTGAGGTTGAGGGTGATTCCTCAGGAAAGAATGGTATTGATTTGCTGACACTCTCCAAATTTGCCAAGGTGCCCACCAGAATCCGCTCGTCGTTGACTTCTAGGGGTCCAAAGGTTGATCCAGTTACAAATATCCAGGTGGGGAGCACCTCTGACATTGCTGTCCAACCAGAAAAGTCTCAAGCTTTAGTTGAAAGCGGTTCTCTTGATATTCCCACAGGTGCCACTCTATCAGATAAAACTCCTCATGATAATGATCTCAACCCCGAAACTTCTAAACCTCAGTCCAGTCAGTCGGCTGAAATTTTAGTAGAATTAGATCCTGAATATGGTATCGAGCAAAACAAATATGGAAGATCCCAGTCTTTGCCAGGTAGAGCTTTTGTTCGTGAAAACGAGCAAGAATCAAGTCAGGGACCAGTAGGGTTTAGGAGTTCCAGCTTTGTAGTTAAAGAAAGAGTTGAGAAAAGAGCTTTAGAAGTACACGATAACCTGGAGGGAGCCAAAAAGCCGAGACAATGGCTTCCTTACATGGTTGCGGACACAGATGAGTGTTTCCAACTTTCTAACTTGGGTGAAAAGAACGAAAGTTCACATGAAGAAAGCGATTCTGCTGATGAGCAGGTAATTATAGCTAATGATCATGAGAGGTCGGTAATGAATGACTCCCTTTTCCAAAAAAATGGAAGTGAAGCCTGTATCGAGTATGTGCAAGAAAAACAGCTTTTTCCAAATTCATTCAAGATCTGCGACCTTAATCTCATGGATGCACATGAGAATCGTGATAGTGATCGTGCAATAGATTATCCAACTGTTTCTGGAATAAAGAAAGAAGCAGAAACTGTTGATATTGATTTGTCAATGAGTAACTCCAACGTGTCTGGTGAAAACAGTAGACGAACTATCGATGTTAAAGAGATTGAAATCATAGATTTAGAAAATGACTCCATCCAAGAAGATAAGACCTTCAACAATACCGAAAGAAA GACAGAGGCTGAATTTACTCCTCTAGATGGCTTTACCAACCATGCGCAGAATCCTAATGATAACCCTGATGTTCAAGATGGTTATGGGCTTATGATTTCAGAGTTGCTGGGAACTGATTTCCCAAGTTGTTCAACGGTACCAGGGGATCTTAATCCAGTGCATAATGAAATTGACCTTCATAATGGACAG CCGGCTCTTGCTGACGATGATTCGATATACATGGCACTGGGAGAAATACCATTAA CCTTTTTGAGGCCTTGGGAGCAGCCAACCCCACAGGAGTATGAGAAGCCATTTTGA
- the LOC126591266 gene encoding chloride channel protein CLC-f isoform X2, translating to MMHGLLEILGQIRQSGSSQRQGFDLLAAVFPSIKAVQAAVTLGTGCSLGPEGPSVDIGKSCANGISLMMENNRERKIALVAAGAAAGISSGFNAAVAGCFFAIETVLRPLRAENSPPFTTAMIILASVISSTVSNVLQGTQSAFTVPTYDLKSAAELPLYLILGMLCGAVSVALTRLVAWFTKFFDFIKERFGLPDVACPALGGLGAGIIALKYPGILYWGFTNVEEILHTGRTASAPGIWLLTQLAAAKVVATALCKGSGLVGGLYAPSLMIGAAVGAVFGGSAAELINSAIPGNAAVAQPQAYALVGMAATLASVCSVPLTSVLLLFELTKDYRILLPLMGAVGLAIWVPTVVNQAKETEPSETQNSARVYSYVSADEEKDEVSWRQRDDGDDLELTVVGNNSDSELVSEELLLEDLKVSQAMSKKYVKVPVSLTLKEAIKCMHESHQNCVLVVDGEDFLEGVLTYGDVRRFQSKNSSDTSESDTRVLDANKCLVSSVCTRRALYSGRARGLFTCYPDTDLAMAKELMEAKDIRQLPVVKRVREPPKEIKRRIVAILHYDSILNCLREEINHRKTVHQHRIENLDEINNGH from the exons ATGATGCATGGTTTACTCGAAATATTAGGCCAGATAAGGCAGTCCGGTTCCTCTCAAAGACAAGGATTTGATTTACTTGCTGCAGTCTTTCCCTCAATAAAGGCTGTCCAAGCAGCTGTCACTTTAGGTACTGGTTGTTCTTTGGGTCCTGAAGGCCCTAGTGTAGATATTGGAAAGTCTTGTGCCAATGGAATCTCATTAATGATGGAGAACAACAGAGAAAGGAAGATTGCCCTTGTTGCAGCAGGTGCAGCAGCTGGAATTTCTTCAG GTTTCAACGCGGCAGTTGCTGGTTGTTTCTTCGCTATTGAAACGGTGTTAAGGCCTCTTCGAGCGGAAAACTCACCTCCATTTACAACTGCAATGATTATTTTGGCTTCTGTTATATCATCCACTGTATCTAATGTTTTACAAGGGACTCAGTCAGCATTTACAGTGCCTACATATGATTTAAAATCTGCTGCTG AACTTCCTCTATACCTGATATTGGGAATGCTATGTGGTGCTGTAAGTGTAGCCTTGACTCGATTGGTTGCTTGGTTCACAAAGTTCTTTGATTTCATCAAGGAAAGATTTGGTCTTCCTGATGTTGCCTGCCCAGCTTTAGGTGGTTTAGGAGCTGGGATTATCGCTCTTAAGTATCCTGGAATTCTGTATTGGGGATTTACAAATGTTGAAGAAATTTTGCACACTGGGAGGACTGCTTCAGCTCCTGGAATCTGGCTGTTAACTCAGTTAGCAGCAGCTAAAGTTGTGGCAACAGCTTTATGCAAGGGTTCTGGGCTGGTAGGTGGCCTATACGCACCAAGCTTGATGATTGGGGCTGCTGTTGGTGCTGTATTTGGGGGTTCAGCTGCAGAACTGATAAACTCAGCAATTCCAGGAAATGCTGCTGTTGCCCAGCCACAGGCTTATGCACTG GTTGGAATGGCTGCTACGCTAGCTTCAGTTTGTTCAGTACCATTGACATCAGTTCTGCTTCTGTTTGAGCTCACAAAAGACTACCGGATATTGCTCCCTCTCATG GGGGCTGTTGGATTGGCAATATGGGTGCCCACTGTGGTAAACCAGGCAAAGGAGACTGAACCATCTGAAACACAGAATTCAGCAAGAGTTTATTCTTATGTTTCGGCTGATGAAGAAAAAGACGAAGTTAGTTGGAGACAACGTGATGATGGAGATGACTTGGAACTCACTGTTGTTGGAAACAATTCTGACTCCGAATTAGTTAGTGAAGAATTGCTTCTGGAAGATCTAAAG GTTTCGCAAGCCATGTCAAAGAAATATGTGAAGGTTCCTGTTAGCTTGACTCTGAAAGAGGCAATAAAATGCATGCACGAGAGTCATCAGAATTGTGTGTTGGTGGTTGATGGTGAAGATTTTCTGGAGGGAGTATTAACATACGGTGATGTTAGACGATTTCAATCGAAGAATTCTAGTGATACATCAGAGAGCGATACTAGAGTTTTGGAT GCAAATAAATGTCTTGTTTCATCTGTTTGCACTCGACGAGCTCTCTACAGTGGACGAGCCCGTGGTTTATTTACCTGTTATCCGGACACAGATTTAGCAATGGCCAAGGAGCTAATGGAGGCCAAGGATATAAGGCAGTTGCCTGTGGTTAAGCGTGTCAGAGAACCACCAAAAGAAATAAAGCGAAGAATCGTTGCTATTCTTCATTACGATTCAATCTTGAACTGTCTCAG AGAGGAGATAAATCACAGGAAAACAGTTCATCAACATAGAATAGAGAATCTCGACGAGATTAACAATGGCCATTAG
- the LOC126591266 gene encoding chloride channel protein CLC-f isoform X1 has translation MSGEEYSDENHLLRSSNDITDDENAGVSAEKDNDLEAQEGLISSRKSSISPTSRRGGVGGFKDLLIKHLDGGGGLSGRRLNVKRGRDNSPNHGGREIRDQQRPPVDHHHHHNQQHHESSAGIDGNDELADSAPPEWALLLLGCLLGLATGLLVAAFNKGVHVIHEWAWAGTPSDGAAWLRLQRLGDTWHRILLIPVTGGVIVGMMHGLLEILGQIRQSGSSQRQGFDLLAAVFPSIKAVQAAVTLGTGCSLGPEGPSVDIGKSCANGISLMMENNRERKIALVAAGAAAGISSGFNAAVAGCFFAIETVLRPLRAENSPPFTTAMIILASVISSTVSNVLQGTQSAFTVPTYDLKSAAELPLYLILGMLCGAVSVALTRLVAWFTKFFDFIKERFGLPDVACPALGGLGAGIIALKYPGILYWGFTNVEEILHTGRTASAPGIWLLTQLAAAKVVATALCKGSGLVGGLYAPSLMIGAAVGAVFGGSAAELINSAIPGNAAVAQPQAYALVGMAATLASVCSVPLTSVLLLFELTKDYRILLPLMGAVGLAIWVPTVVNQAKETEPSETQNSARVYSYVSADEEKDEVSWRQRDDGDDLELTVVGNNSDSELVSEELLLEDLKVSQAMSKKYVKVPVSLTLKEAIKCMHESHQNCVLVVDGEDFLEGVLTYGDVRRFQSKNSSDTSESDTRVLDANKCLVSSVCTRRALYSGRARGLFTCYPDTDLAMAKELMEAKDIRQLPVVKRVREPPKEIKRRIVAILHYDSILNCLREEINHRKTVHQHRIENLDEINNGH, from the exons ATGTCAGGAGAGGAATACAGCGATGAGAATCATCTGCTGCGATCCTCCAACGACATTACCGACGACGAAAACGCCGGCGTTTCGGCAGAGAAAGACAACGACTTGGAAGCTCAGGAGGGATTAATAAGCAGCAGGAAAAGCAGTATTAGTCCCACCAGCAGACGAGGCGGAGTCGGAGGCTTCAAGGATCTGCTGATCAAGCATTTGGACGGCGGAGGTGGGCTTTCCGGCCGCCGTCTCAATGTCAAGCGCGGCCGAGATAATTCCCCAAATCACGGCGGTAGAGAGATTAGAGACCAGCAACGGCCCCCTGTagatcaccaccaccatcataaTCAGCAGCATCATGAGTCTTCGGCTGGAATAGACGGTAATGATGAGCTTGCCGATAGTGCGCCGCCCGAATGGGCTTTGCTTCTCCTTGGTTGCCTTCTCGGCCTCGCCACTGGTCTCCTTGTTGCCGCATTTAACAAAGGG GTACATGTTATACATGAATGGGCCTGGGCTGGTACTCCAAGTGATGGTGCTGCATGGCTTCGTCTGCAGAGACTGGGTGATACTTGGCATCGAATTCTCTTAATACCCGTCACGGGTGGGGTTATTGTTGGCATGATGCATGGTTTACTCGAAATATTAGGCCAGATAAGGCAGTCCGGTTCCTCTCAAAGACAAGGATTTGATTTACTTGCTGCAGTCTTTCCCTCAATAAAGGCTGTCCAAGCAGCTGTCACTTTAGGTACTGGTTGTTCTTTGGGTCCTGAAGGCCCTAGTGTAGATATTGGAAAGTCTTGTGCCAATGGAATCTCATTAATGATGGAGAACAACAGAGAAAGGAAGATTGCCCTTGTTGCAGCAGGTGCAGCAGCTGGAATTTCTTCAG GTTTCAACGCGGCAGTTGCTGGTTGTTTCTTCGCTATTGAAACGGTGTTAAGGCCTCTTCGAGCGGAAAACTCACCTCCATTTACAACTGCAATGATTATTTTGGCTTCTGTTATATCATCCACTGTATCTAATGTTTTACAAGGGACTCAGTCAGCATTTACAGTGCCTACATATGATTTAAAATCTGCTGCTG AACTTCCTCTATACCTGATATTGGGAATGCTATGTGGTGCTGTAAGTGTAGCCTTGACTCGATTGGTTGCTTGGTTCACAAAGTTCTTTGATTTCATCAAGGAAAGATTTGGTCTTCCTGATGTTGCCTGCCCAGCTTTAGGTGGTTTAGGAGCTGGGATTATCGCTCTTAAGTATCCTGGAATTCTGTATTGGGGATTTACAAATGTTGAAGAAATTTTGCACACTGGGAGGACTGCTTCAGCTCCTGGAATCTGGCTGTTAACTCAGTTAGCAGCAGCTAAAGTTGTGGCAACAGCTTTATGCAAGGGTTCTGGGCTGGTAGGTGGCCTATACGCACCAAGCTTGATGATTGGGGCTGCTGTTGGTGCTGTATTTGGGGGTTCAGCTGCAGAACTGATAAACTCAGCAATTCCAGGAAATGCTGCTGTTGCCCAGCCACAGGCTTATGCACTG GTTGGAATGGCTGCTACGCTAGCTTCAGTTTGTTCAGTACCATTGACATCAGTTCTGCTTCTGTTTGAGCTCACAAAAGACTACCGGATATTGCTCCCTCTCATG GGGGCTGTTGGATTGGCAATATGGGTGCCCACTGTGGTAAACCAGGCAAAGGAGACTGAACCATCTGAAACACAGAATTCAGCAAGAGTTTATTCTTATGTTTCGGCTGATGAAGAAAAAGACGAAGTTAGTTGGAGACAACGTGATGATGGAGATGACTTGGAACTCACTGTTGTTGGAAACAATTCTGACTCCGAATTAGTTAGTGAAGAATTGCTTCTGGAAGATCTAAAG GTTTCGCAAGCCATGTCAAAGAAATATGTGAAGGTTCCTGTTAGCTTGACTCTGAAAGAGGCAATAAAATGCATGCACGAGAGTCATCAGAATTGTGTGTTGGTGGTTGATGGTGAAGATTTTCTGGAGGGAGTATTAACATACGGTGATGTTAGACGATTTCAATCGAAGAATTCTAGTGATACATCAGAGAGCGATACTAGAGTTTTGGAT GCAAATAAATGTCTTGTTTCATCTGTTTGCACTCGACGAGCTCTCTACAGTGGACGAGCCCGTGGTTTATTTACCTGTTATCCGGACACAGATTTAGCAATGGCCAAGGAGCTAATGGAGGCCAAGGATATAAGGCAGTTGCCTGTGGTTAAGCGTGTCAGAGAACCACCAAAAGAAATAAAGCGAAGAATCGTTGCTATTCTTCATTACGATTCAATCTTGAACTGTCTCAG AGAGGAGATAAATCACAGGAAAACAGTTCATCAACATAGAATAGAGAATCTCGACGAGATTAACAATGGCCATTAG